The sequence below is a genomic window from Ornithobacterium rhinotracheale.
AGAACGCATTTTGGAATACCTTGCCGTGCTTAAATTAAAAGGTGATATGAAATCGCCTATCATTTGTTTGTACGGTCCTCCAGGTGTGGGAAAAACTTCGCTCGGGCGTTCAATTGCTACGGCACTTAATCGCTCGTACCAGAGAATGTCGCTCGGTGGAATGCACGACGAATCAGAAATTAGGGGACACCGAAAAACTTACCTTGGTGCTATGCCAGGTAGAATCTTGCAAAACATCAAAAAAGCAGGTTTTTCTAATCCCGTTTTTGTTTTAGATGAGATTGATAAATTAGGACAAGGCAATCACGGCGACCCATCTTCGGCAATGCTCGAAGTGCTAGACCCTGAACAAAACACCTCTTTCTACGACAATTATTTAGAAATTGGCTATGATTTGTCTCGTGTGTTATTTATCGCTACGGCAAATAATATTGCAAACATTCCTTCTCCCCTACGCGACCGTATGGAAATGATCGAAGTGAATGGCTACACCGTAGAAGAAAAAGTAGAAATTGCTAAAAGACATTTAGTTCCAAAACAACTTACCGAACACGGGTTGCCTAAAAATGCAATTCGTTTAGGCAAAAAGGAATTGGCGTTTATCATCGATGGCTACACCAGAGAATCGGGCGTGCGCGGACTAGAGAAACGCATTGCTAAATTGGTGCGAAACATTGCCAAAGATACTGCCATGGAGAAAGAAGTGGATCCTAAAATGACGATTGCACGAATCGAAGAAATTTTAGGCGTTCCGCGCGAAAAAGATAAATACGAAAACAACAATGTTCCTGGTGTGGTAACGGGCTTGGCTTGGACACAAGTGGGCGGAGATATTTTGTTTATCGAGTCGATTTTGTCTAATGGTAAAGGACAACTTTCTATGACGGGGAATTTGGGTAAAGTGATGAAAGAATCTGCCCAAATTGCACTCGAATATGTGAAAGCACATCACGAAAAACTAGGCATAGATTCGGAATTAATCGAAAAATCAAATGTGCATGTGCATGTGCCCGAAGGTGCTGTGCCAAAAGATGGACCATCGGCAGGGATTACCATGCTCACAAGTATCGTTTCTACCTTTACCAAAAGAAAAGTGAAGAAAAATATTGCCATGACGGGCGAAATCACTTTGCGTGGAAAAGTGCTACCCGTGGGTGGAATTAAGGAGAAAATCTTAGCCGCCAAACGAGCAGGCATCAAAGAAATTATCCTTTGTGTTCAAAACAAAAAAGATATCGAAGAAATCGAGCCCGAATACATCAAAGGGCTTACCTTCCATTATGTAGACAAAATGGAAGATGTGCTTGATATTGCATTATTAAAATAAGTTTTAATATTATAAAAGATAATCCCTTAAAATATGATTTTAAGGGATTTTTTTTATGGGTTTTTCCTTGTGCAATCTCCTTTTGTATAAAACTACTACTTAAAAGAGGTTTGTATTTTAATGTACCCCTATTAAGATAATTAAGAAATATAAACCATACCGCTATGATGCCTATTTTTAATTTTTTATTCATTTGTTTTCTTTTTATGGTTTTTCTATTCTTAAATTAACCGCTTTAATTTTTTCACCTCTATTAATTTCATAAAAAAATCCTTGTATAAAAATTTATACAAGGATTTTTAATTTTGGTTTAAAGTGAAGTTTTATTTATCTAAAACCCATTCACCAGATTCGATTAAAGGTTCAGCCTTTTTATATTTCATTTCTTCAATTCTACCTGTTTGCACATTTCGCACTTTCACCACTTCGTTTCTTCCAATTTTCATCACATATCTTGGTGTTAATTGCTGGCTTTGCCAATTTGGAATTTGGCTTTGTTCTGCTGCTCTTTGCTGTGCTTCTTGACCTTCATTCAAGCTGTTTCCGCCGCGAGATGCCTGAGTGCGCTCTTCTTGCTGCTGCTTTGCGCGCTGAATTTGCTCTGGGTCTGGCGTGGGCAATTCGCCTTTGAACAGGAATGAAACGACCTCACGGTTGATGGTATCAATCATATCTCTGAACATATAGAATGACTCTTCTTTATAGACTACGATTGGGTCTTTTTGCTCATAAGTAACATTCTGCACAGAGCGGCGCAAATCGTCCATATCACGCAGATGCTCTTTCCAATGCTCATCGATTAAGGCCAAGGTTACGCTTTTTTCAAAATCTTTTAAAAGTTGCTTGCCTTGTGTATTGTAAGCTTTTTCAAGGTCTGAAACAATCATTAAGCTTCTATTTCCATCAGTAAATGGCACTTGAATTCTCTGAAACTGGTGTCTGCTATTTTCATAAACATTTGCCACTACGGGGAATGCTTTTTCGGCCGTAGTTTGAATCTTGATTCTGTAATCCTCTATGGCTGAGTGATATACTTTATCAATTAAATTCTGAATATTTCCATTTTTGAATTCATTTTCATCTACGGGAGATTCCATTGTGAAATGCGTAATTAAATCCACCTTGAAAGCCTCAAAATCACCCGTATTTCTGTGCTGATTTACGATTCCCGCAGCGGTATCAAAAATCATATTGGCAATATCGGTATCTAGGCGCTCTCCATTTAGGGCATTTCTGCGGCGCTTATAGATTACCTCACGCTGCTTGTTCATCACATCATCATATTCAAGCAATCTTTTACGGATTCCGAAGTTGTTTTCCTCTACCTTTTTCTGTGCTCTTTCGATTGATTTAGACACCATAGAGTGTTGTAAAACATCTCCTTCCTTATGCCCCATTCGGTCCATTAATTTAGAGATTCTTTCGGAGCCAAAGAGTCGCATTAAGCTATCTTCCAGAGAAACAAAGAATTGTGAGCTACCAACATCTCCTTGGCGACCAGAGCGTCCGCGTAGCTGCCTGTCCACACGGCGGGAGTCGTGTCTCTCTGTGCCTATGATGGCTAGCCCTCCTGCCTCTTTTACTTCATCAGAGATTTTAATATCCGTACCACGCCCCGCCATATTGGTGGCTATGGTAATTTTACCAGGTTGCCCCGCCTCTGCAACTACATCTGCCTCTTGCTTATGTAGCTTGGCATTCAGCACATTGTGGTCTATTTTTCTGAGTTTTAAGGCTTTTGATAGTAATTCTGAAACTTCTACAGAGGTGGTTCCCACAAGGACTGGTCTTTTTTCTTCCTGCGAAAGTTTCACAATCTCATCAATCACGGCATTGTATTTTTCACGATTTGTTTTATAAATCAAATCTTGGCGGTCATCTCGTGCGATTGGCTTATTTGTAGGAATGGCTACAACATCTAATTTATAAATTTCCCAGAATTCGCCAGCCTCCGTTTCTGCGGTACCCGTCATTCCAGAGAGCTTATTGTACATTCTGAAATAATTTTGCAGCGTAATGGTGGCAAAAGTTTGCGTAGCGGCTTCAATTTTTACATTTTCCTTAGCTTCAAGCGCTTGGTGCAATCCATCGGAATAGCGGCGCCCTTCCATCATACGCCCTGTTTGCTCATCTACGATTTTCACCTGCCCATCAATTACTACATATTCCACATTTTTCTCGAATAAAGTGTAGGCTTTTAGCAATTGGTGCAAGGTGTGAATTCGCTCAGACTTTATGGCATAATCTCTGAAAAATTCTTCTTTTCTAGCGTGCTCTTCCTCTTTTGGTAAATTTTCTTGCTCAATTTTAGCTATCTCCTCCCCGATTTCTGGTAGGATAAAGAAATTAGGGTCATCAGAGCCACGGGTTAAGAAATCAATTCCTTTATCTGTGAGGTTAATTTGATTATTTTTCTCATCGATTGTAAAATACAGATGCTGGTCTATTTGCCACATTTCGCGATTGTTGTCCTGCATATAGAACGCCTCCGTTTTCTGCAATTGGGTGCGTGTACCCTCCTCGGATAGGAATTTGATTAACGGTTTATATTTTGGCAATCCGCGGTAAACTTTCATCATCTCAAAGGCGGCGGCTTTTTTATCGCCTTCCTTCCACAATCGTTTAGCTTCGTTTAAGGCAGAGGATAATTCTTGCCTTTGTTTCATCACGATTTGCTCAATATTGGGTTTTAAGATATCGTATTCTTGGCGGTCGCCTTGCGGCACGGGGCCAGAGATGATGAGCGGTGTACGGGCATCATCAATCAGTACGGAATCCACCTCATCGATAACGGCATAATTCAACTCCTGCTGCACAAGGCGGTCGGTAGAAGTTGCCATATTATCTCTTAGATAATCAAATCCGAATTCGTTATTTGTTCCGTAAATAATGTCTTTTTTGTAGGCAGCGATACGCCCCTCAGAGTTTGGCTGGTGATTGTCGATACAATCCACACTTAATCCATGGAATTCCATCAATGGGCCTATCCACGCCGAGTCTCGCTTGGCCAAATAATCGTTTA
It includes:
- the lon gene encoding endopeptidase La — encoded protein: MAQIIMNLDNLTFQDNISIESEFIPLLSKEDEEALLNTETPDELAILALRNTVLFPGVVIPITAGRKKSIQLLEDAYDNKDLIGVISQKDTSLDNPSAKDLASVGSVAKIIKLIKMPNGNITVILQGLRRFELVEMLTENPYFIAKINLLEEEKPKEDDVVYNTLIDSIKEISLRIAKINPNMPSEAGYAINSIESPSFLVNFVSSNIDLELKEKQKLLEENDQKERALLALEHLNTALQKQELKNKIHSRAHKEMDQQQREYFLNQQIRAIQEELGDFSAEDDFQELKKRAKKQIWKEEIAKTFNKELNRLRRLNPQSPDYSIQRNYLDLMLSLPWDKVSQDKLDIAYAEKVLNKDHYGLQKVKERILEYLAVLKLKGDMKSPIICLYGPPGVGKTSLGRSIATALNRSYQRMSLGGMHDESEIRGHRKTYLGAMPGRILQNIKKAGFSNPVFVLDEIDKLGQGNHGDPSSAMLEVLDPEQNTSFYDNYLEIGYDLSRVLFIATANNIANIPSPLRDRMEMIEVNGYTVEEKVEIAKRHLVPKQLTEHGLPKNAIRLGKKELAFIIDGYTRESGVRGLEKRIAKLVRNIAKDTAMEKEVDPKMTIARIEEILGVPREKDKYENNNVPGVVTGLAWTQVGGDILFIESILSNGKGQLSMTGNLGKVMKESAQIALEYVKAHHEKLGIDSELIEKSNVHVHVPEGAVPKDGPSAGITMLTSIVSTFTKRKVKKNIAMTGEITLRGKVLPVGGIKEKILAAKRAGIKEIILCVQNKKDIEEIEPEYIKGLTFHYVDKMEDVLDIALLK
- the secA gene encoding preprotein translocase subunit SecA codes for the protein MGFLDKILKSFLGDKNEKDVKELRKIVDKVLAEEAKLESLSIDELRAKTQEFKAKIKEATKAQDEKIAELKEKVENLENIDEKDAIFAEIDALNAEKYKLEEEVLNEILPQAFAVVKETAKRFYHNDTLEVTATAFDRELSGSKDYVTLEGEDKAIWKTSWDAAGKPVNWDMIHYDVQLIGGTVLHQGKIAEMQTGEGKTLVATLPLYLNALPGRGVHVITVNDYLAKRDSAWIGPLMEFHGLSVDCIDNHQPNSEGRIAAYKKDIIYGTNNEFGFDYLRDNMATSTDRLVQQELNYAVIDEVDSVLIDDARTPLIISGPVPQGDRQEYDILKPNIEQIVMKQRQELSSALNEAKRLWKEGDKKAAAFEMMKVYRGLPKYKPLIKFLSEEGTRTQLQKTEAFYMQDNNREMWQIDQHLYFTIDEKNNQINLTDKGIDFLTRGSDDPNFFILPEIGEEIAKIEQENLPKEEEHARKEEFFRDYAIKSERIHTLHQLLKAYTLFEKNVEYVVIDGQVKIVDEQTGRMMEGRRYSDGLHQALEAKENVKIEAATQTFATITLQNYFRMYNKLSGMTGTAETEAGEFWEIYKLDVVAIPTNKPIARDDRQDLIYKTNREKYNAVIDEIVKLSQEEKRPVLVGTTSVEVSELLSKALKLRKIDHNVLNAKLHKQEADVVAEAGQPGKITIATNMAGRGTDIKISDEVKEAGGLAIIGTERHDSRRVDRQLRGRSGRQGDVGSSQFFVSLEDSLMRLFGSERISKLMDRMGHKEGDVLQHSMVSKSIERAQKKVEENNFGIRKRLLEYDDVMNKQREVIYKRRRNALNGERLDTDIANMIFDTAAGIVNQHRNTGDFEAFKVDLITHFTMESPVDENEFKNGNIQNLIDKVYHSAIEDYRIKIQTTAEKAFPVVANVYENSRHQFQRIQVPFTDGNRSLMIVSDLEKAYNTQGKQLLKDFEKSVTLALIDEHWKEHLRDMDDLRRSVQNVTYEQKDPIVVYKEESFYMFRDMIDTINREVVSFLFKGELPTPDPEQIQRAKQQQEERTQASRGGNSLNEGQEAQQRAAEQSQIPNWQSQQLTPRYVMKIGRNEVVKVRNVQTGRIEEMKYKKAEPLIESGEWVLDK